One Nicotiana tomentosiformis chromosome 4, ASM39032v3, whole genome shotgun sequence genomic window carries:
- the LOC104089110 gene encoding double-stranded RNA-binding protein 1-like, with translation MAKNESFQGVSTCYVFKSRLQEYAQKVGFPTPVYEIIKDGPSHKPTFRSTVIVNNVRYDSLPGFLNRKTAEQSAAEVALKQLVDSGAMTWCLSQPVHETGLCKNMLQDYAQKMNFAIPQYEMQWHETKGKITCSFSCTVEIGGIRYIGGAATTKKEAEIKAARTALLAIQSSGLWPDDKPNDYSAYTVIPPMKKATDLGISNQESAAALKPKKGHFKKKKKMNASKQVCTKNTGDLEIQMVNQAEPELHENAAVSTQGTESGPAPIGGDMTERSAVTGVGQLTSEVDSSAGCLEQQTTCATDAVQGRSTNTEAEIS, from the exons ATGGCGAAAAACGAGAGCTTCCAAG GTGTGTCGACTTGTTATGTTTTCAAAAGCCGATTGCAAGAGTATGCCCAGAAAGTTGGATTTCCTACCCCTGTTTATGAGATTATCAAAGATGGCCCTTCTCATAAGCCTACATTTAGGTCAACAGTGATTGTGAATAATGTCAGATATGATTCTCTACCTGGATTTTTAAATCGCAAGACAGCGGAGCAGTCAGCTGCTGAAGTTGCACTCAAACAACTTGTAGATTCTGGGGCAATGACATGGTGCCTTTCTCAGCCCGTG CATGAGACAGGCTTGTGCAAAAATATGTTGCAAGACTATGCTCAGAAGATGAATTTTGCAATTCCACAATATGAAATGCAGTGGCATGAAACAAAAGGCAAAATCACATGTTCATTTTCATGTACTGTTGAGATAGGGGGAATAAGATATATTGGAGGGGCAGCTACGACAAAGAAGGAAGCAGAGAtcaaagctgctcgaactgcatTGTTGGCCATTCAGTCTAGTGGGTTGTGGCCGGATGATAAGCCTAATGACTATTCTGCATACACTGTCATTCCACCGATGAAGAAGGCCACAGATTTGGGAATCAGCAACCAAGAAAGTGCAGCAGCTCTGAAACCGAAGAAAGGCCAtttcaagaaaaagaagaagatgaatgcCAGTAAGCAGGTCTGCACAAAGAATACTGGTGACTTGGAAATTCAGATGGTAAATCAAGCAGAACCAGAGTTGCATGAAAATGCTGCTGTTAGTACTCAAGGTACAGAATCTGGACCTGCACCTATTGGAGGAGATATGACTGAGCGGAGTGCCGTTACTGGAGTTGGGCAGCTAACTTCTGAAGTAGatagttcagccggttgcttGGAGCAGCAAACAACATGTGCTACAGATGCAGTCCAAGGCCGGAGTACAAACACAGAGGCAGAAATTTCTTAA
- the LOC104089111 gene encoding geranylgeranyl transferase type-2 subunit alpha 1 isoform X1, with the protein MHGRPRKAPTTEEQEASAIKASKLRSLQSQFLQFHHNKIYTKEALDVSAKLLESNPEYYTAWNYRKLAVQHNWNLPEADNNEESIKSILDEELRLVENALKRNFKSYGAWHHRKWVLSKGHSSTDKELLLLGKFQKADARNFHAWNYRRFVTALKNIPDEKELEYTTERICDNFSNYSAWHNRSVLLSHLLKENAKGYSPKDNVFTEEYEFVRNALFTDPDDQSGWFYHLWLLDQTVKLETLLVSSWPPHGCNLSLPVDASFGDCSFSPFISLQSNTRTLPLILYFSEAVENICSSTLEVECENIVSNELVWRSLSGEETVSAQAWLTYLNFPEEHAHSLKAYQVKVSLARSQGIFSSTGVHRGNSSHIAFTVSIPPYHSEHVDLKNEEKIFWSEESFCTHEAQFLESVLANLFHIERTKVDEKVVDYQWNIMTVDNEIAHYRELLATMNCKIGKLTLARLLMAHNTLMSYTCTSHRNVSHHAEILQLYDDLKKMDPAHFHYYQDEYNLVLLKQIISNQELLLKHCCKYRDPSSPKINNFCLRLNDLSLSRIGSMEQLLWVQVLDLSNNQIQSLEGLEVMQLLSCLNASHNKLCSFTALEPLRLLRSLKVLDISYNEIGAHSIDTRRYLCSSPLNHKSGGDWKTEESEMPWAEVTDHWEAYTIFKDLNLIQLDVNGNAVSDEKIKLLLIKLLPSLRWLDGEKVAES; encoded by the exons ATGCACGGAAGACCACGCAAAGCTCCAACAACAGAAGAGCAAGAAGCTTCTGCTATCAAAGCTTCCAAATTACGTTCTCTCCAatcccaatttctccaattccaTCACAACAAAAT ATATACAAAGGAAGCATTAGATGTAAGTGCAAAGTTATTAGAGTCAAATCCTGAGTACTATACTGCTTGGAATTACAGAAAACTTGCTGTCCAACATAATTGGAATTTACCTGAAGCTGACAATAATGAGGAGTCTATTAAATCAATTCTTGATGAAGAACTCAGATTA GTAGAGAATGCATTGAAGAGGAATTTCAAGTCTTACGGAGCATGGCATCACCGTAAATGGGTGCTGAGTAAAGGGCATTCTTCTACAGACAAGGAATTGTTGCTTCTGGGTAAGTTCCAGAAGGCAGACGCCCGCAATTTCCATGCATGGAATTATAGAAG GTTTGTCACTGCACTGAAGAACATACCAGATGAGAAGGAACTAGAATACACAACTGAAAGGATATGCGATAATTTCAGCAACTATTCTGCTTGGCACAACCGCAG TGTTCTTCTTTCTCATTTGCTGAAGGAAAACGCAAAAGGATATTCTCCCAAGGACAATGTATTTACAGAAGAATACGAATTTGTGCGCAATGCTCTTTTCACAGATCCAGATGATCAAAGTGGTTGGTTTTACCATCTTTGGCTTCTTGATCAGACAGTTAAACTAGAGACATTGTTGGTTTCTTCATGGCCACCTCATGGCTGTAATCTTTCCTTACCCGTGGATGCTTCGTTTGGAGATTGCTCTTTCTCACCCTTTATCAGTCTTCAATCTAATACTAGAACACTTCCGCTCATCCTCTATTTCAGTGAAGCTGTTGAAAATATATGCTCATCTACATTAGAAGTTGAATGTGAAAATATCGTGAGTAATGAGCTCGTTTGGAGATCACTCTCAGGAGAAGAAACTGTGTCTGCCCAGGCGTGGTTGACATATCTTAATTTTCCAGAGGAACATGCACATTCTTTAAAGGCTTACCAAGTAAAGGTTAGCCTTGCTCGTTCTCAAGGCATTTTCTCTTCAACTGGCGTTCATCGTGGAAATTCTTCTCATATTGCATTTACAGTGTCTATACCACCTTATCATTCAGAACATGTTGACTTGAAAAATGAAGAGAAGATCTTTTGGAGTGAGGAAAGTTTCTGTACTCATGAAGCACAGTTTCTTGAGTCAGTTCTGGCTAACTTGTTCCATATAGAAAGAACCAAGGTAGACGAAAAAGTGGTGGACTATCAGTGGAATATTATGACTGTCGATAATGAGATAGCACACTATAGGGAGTTGTTGGCAACAATGAACTG TAAAATTGGGAAGCTGACACTTGCAAGACTGCTGATGGCGCATAACACTTTAATGTCATATACTTGCACTAGTCATAGAAATGTTAGCCACCATGCAGAAATTCTTCAGCTATATGATGATTTAAAGAAAATGGACCCAGCACATTTCCACTACTACCAGGATGAGTACAATCTAGTACTTCTGAAACAG ATAATCTCCAATCAAGAATTGTTGCTAAAGCACTGCTGTAAATATAGGGATCCTTCTTCTCCAAAAATCAATAATTTCTGTCTGCGGCTTAATGATCTCTCACTTTCACGTATTGGGTCTATGGAGCAACTTTTGTGGGTTCAAGTCTTAGATCTCAGCAACAACCAAATTCAGTCACTTGAAG GCTTGGAGGTGATGCAACTTCTCTCCTGTTTGAATGCTAGTCACAATAAACTCTGCAGTTTTACTGCTTTGGAGCCTTTGAGACTGCTAAGATCACTGAAAGTCTTGGATATCTCTTACAACGAGATTGGTGCGCACTCTATTGACACGAGGAGGTATTTGTGCTCTTCTCCCCTGAACCATAAAAGTGGAGGTGACTGGAAAACTGAGGAATCTGAGATGCCTTGGGCTGAGGTGACTGACCATTGGGAAGCTTATACTATTTTTAAAGACTTGAACTTGATACAATTAGATGTTAACGGAAATGCAGTTTCCGACGAAAAGATAAAATTACTTTTGATTAAGTTATTACCGTCACTACGGTGGCTTGATGGTGAAAAGGTTGCAGAAAGTTAA
- the LOC104089111 gene encoding geranylgeranyl transferase type-2 subunit alpha 1 isoform X2: MHGRPRKAPTTEEQEASAIKASKLRSLQSQFLQFHHNKIYTKEALDVSAKLLESNPEYYTAWNYRKLAVQHNWNLPEADNNEESIKSILDEELRLVENALKRNFKSYGAWHHRKWVLSKGHSSTDKELLLLGKFQKADARNFHAWNYRRFVTALKNIPDEKELEYTTERICDNFSNYSAWHNRSVLLSHLLKENAKGYSPKDNVFTEEYEFVRNALFTDPDDQSGWFYHLWLLDQTVKLETLLVSSWPPHGCNLSLPVDASFGDCSFSPFISLQSNTRTLPLILYFSEAVENICSSTLEVECENIVSNELVWRSLSGEETVSAQAWLTYLNFPEEHAHSLKAYQVKVSLARSQGIFSSTGVHRGNSSHIAFTVSIPPYHSEHVDLKNEEKIFWSEESFCTHEAQFLESVLANLFHIERTKVDEKVVDYQWNIMTVDNEIAHYRELLATMNCKIGKLTLARLLMAHNTLMSYTCTSHRNVSHHAEILQLYDDLKKMDPAHFHYYQDEYNLVLLKQIISNQELLLKHCCKYRDPSSPKINNFCLRLNDLSLSRIGSMEQLLWVQVLDLSNNQIQSLEGGPASKRTLKDAGIFYFLLYMQRRPWIVKTQRISMRTRWWVFFKSKFGVKEQGKKKRRTMFTS; the protein is encoded by the exons ATGCACGGAAGACCACGCAAAGCTCCAACAACAGAAGAGCAAGAAGCTTCTGCTATCAAAGCTTCCAAATTACGTTCTCTCCAatcccaatttctccaattccaTCACAACAAAAT ATATACAAAGGAAGCATTAGATGTAAGTGCAAAGTTATTAGAGTCAAATCCTGAGTACTATACTGCTTGGAATTACAGAAAACTTGCTGTCCAACATAATTGGAATTTACCTGAAGCTGACAATAATGAGGAGTCTATTAAATCAATTCTTGATGAAGAACTCAGATTA GTAGAGAATGCATTGAAGAGGAATTTCAAGTCTTACGGAGCATGGCATCACCGTAAATGGGTGCTGAGTAAAGGGCATTCTTCTACAGACAAGGAATTGTTGCTTCTGGGTAAGTTCCAGAAGGCAGACGCCCGCAATTTCCATGCATGGAATTATAGAAG GTTTGTCACTGCACTGAAGAACATACCAGATGAGAAGGAACTAGAATACACAACTGAAAGGATATGCGATAATTTCAGCAACTATTCTGCTTGGCACAACCGCAG TGTTCTTCTTTCTCATTTGCTGAAGGAAAACGCAAAAGGATATTCTCCCAAGGACAATGTATTTACAGAAGAATACGAATTTGTGCGCAATGCTCTTTTCACAGATCCAGATGATCAAAGTGGTTGGTTTTACCATCTTTGGCTTCTTGATCAGACAGTTAAACTAGAGACATTGTTGGTTTCTTCATGGCCACCTCATGGCTGTAATCTTTCCTTACCCGTGGATGCTTCGTTTGGAGATTGCTCTTTCTCACCCTTTATCAGTCTTCAATCTAATACTAGAACACTTCCGCTCATCCTCTATTTCAGTGAAGCTGTTGAAAATATATGCTCATCTACATTAGAAGTTGAATGTGAAAATATCGTGAGTAATGAGCTCGTTTGGAGATCACTCTCAGGAGAAGAAACTGTGTCTGCCCAGGCGTGGTTGACATATCTTAATTTTCCAGAGGAACATGCACATTCTTTAAAGGCTTACCAAGTAAAGGTTAGCCTTGCTCGTTCTCAAGGCATTTTCTCTTCAACTGGCGTTCATCGTGGAAATTCTTCTCATATTGCATTTACAGTGTCTATACCACCTTATCATTCAGAACATGTTGACTTGAAAAATGAAGAGAAGATCTTTTGGAGTGAGGAAAGTTTCTGTACTCATGAAGCACAGTTTCTTGAGTCAGTTCTGGCTAACTTGTTCCATATAGAAAGAACCAAGGTAGACGAAAAAGTGGTGGACTATCAGTGGAATATTATGACTGTCGATAATGAGATAGCACACTATAGGGAGTTGTTGGCAACAATGAACTG TAAAATTGGGAAGCTGACACTTGCAAGACTGCTGATGGCGCATAACACTTTAATGTCATATACTTGCACTAGTCATAGAAATGTTAGCCACCATGCAGAAATTCTTCAGCTATATGATGATTTAAAGAAAATGGACCCAGCACATTTCCACTACTACCAGGATGAGTACAATCTAGTACTTCTGAAACAG ATAATCTCCAATCAAGAATTGTTGCTAAAGCACTGCTGTAAATATAGGGATCCTTCTTCTCCAAAAATCAATAATTTCTGTCTGCGGCTTAATGATCTCTCACTTTCACGTATTGGGTCTATGGAGCAACTTTTGTGGGTTCAAGTCTTAGATCTCAGCAACAACCAAATTCAGTCACTTGAAG GAGGTCCGGCCAGCAAAAGAACTCTAAAAGATGCCGGAATATTTTATTTTCTCCTTTATATGCAACGGCGCCCATGGATTGTGAAAACGCAACGGATATCTATGAGGACAAGATGGTGGGTCTTTTTCAAGTCTAAGTTTGGCGTAAAGGAAcaaggaaagaagaaaagaagaactATGTTTACCTCTTAG